Proteins encoded by one window of Prevotella nigrescens:
- a CDS encoding lipocalin-like domain-containing protein, with protein sequence MKIKNIQLVLCSLVAMFCISACSLESDSKAAGDLAGMWHCVYIDKGAASADLKDQKVYWSFQGDLLLLEDKTGNHSRILFRFSKNGKTLVLKEPYRYDRENGDELLTTPSLLNFYGIDALSMTFTIQQSENTMALVNNNVTLHFKRF encoded by the coding sequence ATGAAGATAAAAAACATACAATTAGTGTTGTGCTCTTTAGTGGCAATGTTCTGTATTTCGGCTTGTTCTCTTGAAAGCGATAGCAAGGCAGCAGGCGATTTGGCAGGAATGTGGCATTGTGTTTACATAGATAAAGGTGCAGCAAGTGCAGATTTGAAAGACCAGAAAGTATATTGGTCGTTCCAGGGAGATTTATTGTTGTTAGAAGACAAGACGGGCAATCATAGTAGAATATTGTTTCGTTTTAGCAAGAATGGCAAAACCTTGGTTCTAAAAGAACCTTATCGTTACGACCGTGAGAATGGCGATGAACTATTAACTACGCCCTCGCTCTTAAACTTCTATGGCATTGACGCTCTGTCCATGACATTCACCATTCAGCAGTCGGAAAATACAATGGCACTTGTAAACAACAATGTAACGTTGCATTTCAAACGGTTCTAA
- a CDS encoding MraY family glycosyltransferase: protein MNIYIYIVVSLIAFSLSITCGFAFIPRILNFCKNRNLYDIPDSRKVHRQAIPRLGGVSFLPSMLAATIVALLVWSFAYNGKKIEISPWTTYFAVGLAVIYVTGLIDDIFGVKARKKFIVQIFVSSLLPISWLFINNLYGFMGIHSISFWVGAPLTVFILVFIMNAINLIDGIDGLSASLSFIALGGFFYCFLIEGMWIYCILIAGLMGVLVPFLYYNIFGKLEKNRKIFMGDSGSLTLGYILGVLLVKFCMVNPNVMAYRKGSILLSITLLIIPIFDVCRVIIVRIMHGHGIFHPDKNHIHHKFMRAGLTQHQALIAILTLAIAFIILNTMLFCWVSPTIIILIDIALFVLLNVSVLNPIIKRNNKQPFQEDK from the coding sequence ATGAACATATACATCTATATAGTAGTTAGCCTTATTGCTTTCAGCTTAAGTATCACGTGCGGCTTTGCCTTCATTCCTCGCATTCTGAACTTCTGCAAGAACAGAAACTTATACGACATTCCCGACTCGCGAAAGGTGCACAGACAAGCCATTCCGCGATTAGGTGGAGTTTCCTTTCTGCCCAGCATGCTTGCTGCTACCATTGTTGCGCTGCTTGTATGGTCGTTTGCCTACAACGGCAAGAAAATAGAGATTAGTCCGTGGACCACCTATTTTGCAGTGGGTTTAGCAGTTATCTACGTTACAGGACTTATCGATGATATCTTTGGCGTAAAGGCAAGAAAGAAGTTTATTGTACAGATCTTTGTCTCGTCTCTGCTTCCGATATCGTGGCTCTTCATAAATAACTTGTATGGTTTCATGGGCATACACAGCATATCTTTTTGGGTGGGAGCACCGCTAACAGTCTTTATATTGGTATTTATTATGAATGCCATCAACCTGATAGATGGTATTGACGGACTTTCTGCCAGCTTGTCGTTTATAGCTTTAGGAGGATTCTTTTATTGTTTCCTCATAGAAGGAATGTGGATTTACTGCATACTGATAGCCGGCTTGATGGGTGTCTTAGTGCCTTTCCTTTATTATAACATCTTTGGAAAGTTAGAAAAGAATAGGAAAATATTCATGGGCGACTCAGGTTCGCTCACTTTAGGTTATATACTTGGCGTATTGCTTGTAAAGTTCTGTATGGTTAATCCAAACGTAATGGCTTACCGGAAAGGTTCTATTCTCCTCTCAATAACCTTACTCATTATACCAATATTCGATGTCTGCCGTGTAATTATTGTAAGAATAATGCACGGTCATGGCATATTCCACCCAGACAAAAACCACATTCACCACAAGTTTATGCGAGCAGGACTTACGCAACACCAGGCATTAATTGCAATCTTAACACTTGCCATTGCATTTATTATTCTAAACACGATGCTATTCTGTTGGGTAAGTCCAACTATCATTATTCTGATAGACATTGCACTTTTTGTTCTGCTCAACGTGTCTGTGCTGAACCCTATTATCAAGCGCAACAACAAACAGCCTTTTCAAGAAGACAAGTAG
- a CDS encoding oligosaccharide flippase family protein produces MPDTKETTRTKNIASNTLFLFVRMLVITLLNLYIVRVIMRRLGIEDYGIFNTIAGVVTIASFLTGVLSLSVQRFFSFYIGKNDIQKQTEIYSSCINIIALLSVLIIFIFETVGLWFVNTQLVIPTARMVAVIWLYQFTIFTFIFSLFQIPYTAAIFAQENISVYAIVSTIECLLRLGSAALIGKFMIDNLSFYGMCLLISSIIIFTIYMWYGKTHYKECHYHKTTDRKLYKELLSFSGWTLFGNVANIGMQQGNIILLNIFFGATINAAFGVALQINNAFGALCNSIIIPLRPAMIKAYAEKNFIYLNKLFSVGNKLILYVLLAIGTPIILEMPNILSWWLNITDHNFTLFARLIIIYIVCLSMNNPITTIIQATGKVKEYHLKVESITLLCLPISWIFFTLHLPSYFALISMIAVSALAHIIRLFCLRKYYHQFSIGSYITTLIIPGVVILALGAGSCYLLQQNIESNILRILFVFLYSPTFFIVFALLLGTNKSEKKVLYSYVNSFIKKRLCR; encoded by the coding sequence ATGCCCGATACAAAAGAAACAACAAGAACAAAAAACATAGCATCGAACACATTATTCTTGTTTGTTCGCATGTTGGTTATTACACTTCTTAACCTTTATATTGTACGTGTAATTATGAGAAGGTTAGGTATTGAAGATTATGGTATCTTCAATACAATAGCGGGAGTAGTAACAATTGCATCGTTCTTAACAGGTGTACTCTCACTTTCTGTTCAGAGGTTCTTTTCTTTCTATATCGGGAAAAATGATATTCAAAAACAAACAGAAATTTATTCATCGTGCATTAATATCATTGCCTTGCTTTCTGTTCTTATAATCTTCATATTTGAGACTGTTGGCTTATGGTTCGTTAACACCCAATTAGTAATCCCAACTGCAAGAATGGTAGCTGTTATATGGTTGTATCAGTTTACCATATTTACATTTATCTTTTCTTTATTTCAGATTCCATATACTGCAGCCATATTCGCTCAGGAAAATATAAGTGTATATGCTATTGTATCCACCATAGAATGTTTACTTAGATTAGGGTCAGCCGCACTTATTGGAAAGTTTATGATAGATAACCTTTCTTTTTATGGTATGTGTCTGTTAATTAGCAGTATCATTATTTTCACGATATATATGTGGTATGGAAAAACACACTATAAAGAATGTCATTACCACAAAACCACTGACCGTAAACTATATAAAGAGTTACTTTCTTTTTCTGGTTGGACACTATTTGGCAATGTTGCTAATATCGGAATGCAGCAAGGAAATATTATCTTGCTGAATATTTTCTTTGGTGCAACAATAAATGCTGCATTTGGTGTCGCTTTACAAATTAATAATGCTTTTGGAGCATTGTGCAATAGCATTATCATTCCTTTGCGTCCAGCAATGATAAAAGCGTATGCTGAGAAAAATTTCATCTACCTTAACAAGCTCTTTTCTGTTGGCAACAAACTTATACTCTATGTTCTTTTAGCTATTGGTACACCCATCATTTTAGAAATGCCAAACATTTTGAGTTGGTGGTTGAATATTACAGATCACAACTTCACTTTATTTGCCCGCCTCATTATTATTTATATAGTGTGCTTATCAATGAATAATCCGATTACAACAATTATTCAAGCAACAGGCAAAGTTAAGGAATACCACTTAAAAGTTGAGAGTATTACACTCTTATGCTTACCCATTTCGTGGATCTTCTTTACACTGCATTTACCATCTTACTTTGCTCTTATTTCAATGATAGCTGTATCAGCACTTGCACATATTATAAGGCTATTTTGTTTACGCAAATATTATCATCAGTTCTCTATAGGCTCTTATATTACAACTTTAATTATTCCCGGAGTAGTAATATTGGCATTGGGAGCTGGAAGCTGTTACCTACTACAACAGAACATTGAGAGCAATATTCTACGAATACTTTTTGTTTTCCTGTATTCTCCAACTTTCTTTATTGTATTTGCATTACTGTTAGGAACTAACAAGTCAGAGAAGAAGGTTCTATATAGTTACGTTAATTCGTTTATAAAAAAACGCTTATGTCGGTAA
- a CDS encoding O-antigen polymerase → MSVIESNYILSAFLILLWVITLIWYQRKNKIFDAGSFIIVMYIVYAFFSIMTINDDSILQFTNYEPLKLFPYLYLYTMMMIALSPAIYHHIHPTNCIEYPQSNILQIIAIIIIVVAILNLPGIISDFQNGLMSIFTDAKAGRDAYMEQIDNASNAGGAIRNIPAILFNSFSDISIFLLFYFMTMQEKNYKIICGLLFANIINLVIPIMRGQRSGVALAFLTIICGYFLFKQYLSKRLNKFIKKVGIVFIVVITLPVAAITISRFGSEKGGIAAFINWYIGQGNIYFNNHGLDDNGIRYGDRTLNLFKRLVDSKTSMNYVERREIYSNLKINDEVFSTFVGDFTIDFGPFFAVIIFIVFNFFVIDSFQKNKINNNKVKLYQLLLLYFTVCISAQGGMYLFSYSDTGNLRIIALGMLYYYLKYHEALLKKFPLKK, encoded by the coding sequence ATGTCGGTAATTGAAAGTAATTATATACTATCTGCATTTCTCATACTGCTATGGGTAATAACGTTGATTTGGTATCAACGCAAAAATAAGATCTTTGATGCTGGCAGCTTTATCATCGTAATGTATATCGTCTATGCTTTTTTTTCTATTATGACGATTAATGATGATTCTATATTGCAATTCACAAACTATGAACCCCTGAAACTTTTCCCATATTTATACTTATATACCATGATGATGATAGCTCTATCTCCTGCAATTTATCATCACATACATCCAACTAATTGTATAGAATATCCACAGTCGAATATTCTGCAAATCATAGCGATTATCATTATTGTCGTTGCAATCTTGAATTTACCAGGAATTATTTCTGATTTCCAAAATGGCTTAATGTCAATCTTTACAGATGCTAAAGCTGGTAGAGATGCCTATATGGAGCAAATAGATAATGCGTCAAATGCAGGTGGAGCTATCCGCAATATACCAGCTATTCTCTTTAATTCTTTTTCTGACATAAGTATCTTTTTACTATTTTATTTTATGACAATGCAAGAAAAGAATTACAAGATTATTTGTGGTCTTCTATTTGCTAATATCATTAATCTTGTCATACCTATTATGCGAGGACAACGAAGCGGAGTTGCATTAGCTTTCCTGACTATTATTTGTGGATATTTTTTGTTTAAACAATATCTTTCAAAAAGACTCAATAAGTTTATAAAGAAAGTCGGAATAGTTTTCATCGTTGTCATTACATTGCCTGTAGCTGCTATTACCATTAGTCGCTTTGGTTCAGAGAAAGGTGGAATTGCTGCTTTCATCAATTGGTATATCGGACAAGGAAATATATATTTTAACAATCACGGTTTAGACGACAATGGAATTAGATACGGAGATAGAACCCTCAATCTTTTCAAACGATTAGTCGATTCTAAAACTTCAATGAATTATGTTGAACGCAGAGAAATTTATTCAAATCTAAAAATAAACGATGAAGTCTTTTCTACATTTGTAGGTGATTTCACCATCGACTTTGGTCCTTTCTTCGCAGTGATAATATTTATAGTTTTCAATTTCTTCGTTATCGATTCTTTTCAGAAGAACAAGATAAATAATAATAAAGTTAAACTTTACCAACTACTACTTTTATATTTCACTGTTTGCATAAGTGCGCAAGGAGGAATGTATTTATTTTCGTATTCAGATACTGGAAACTTAAGAATAATAGCGCTGGGGATGCTCTATTATTATTTAAAATATCATGAGGCACTGCTCAAGAAGTTTCCTCTTAAAAAATAA
- a CDS encoding aminotransferase class I/II-fold pyridoxal phosphate-dependent enzyme, whose translation MQAIILAAGMGRRLGEYTKNNTKCMLPINGERLIDRTLTQLSTLNINRVIVVVGYGADNLIKYIGNRYNRFLKIEFIHNPIYDKTNNIYSLALAKEKMKEDDTLLLESDLIYEESILRMAIESPYPNLALVAKWESWMDGTVVQIDNEYNIINFINSQAFSFRDVNSYYKTVNIYKFSKEFVTRKYIPFLNAYCEAQGNNEYYEQVLRVIAFLNSQDVKALPIGNKRWYEIDDIQDKDIAETIFANDEEQLTKMNKRYGGYWRFPKLLDFCYLVNPYFPPKRMLDEIRANFDTLVTEYPSGMGVNSLLAGKYFGVNQEYIVVGNGAAELIKSLIETTKGKIGVVFPTFEEYPNRYRKGDIISYVPDNKDYSYNALNLKNFFADKSIQTLLLINPDNPSGNFIPKYEVLELAAWTAKRNIRLIVDESFVDFSDDYYYNSLLNNQTLEKYKHLFVMKSISKSYGVPGLRLGILASADTEVINFIKKDVSIWNINSFAEFYMQIFNKYRSDYDIACESLVAERNRFAKLLKEISWLRVIPSQANYFLCEVKPPYTSTEVAKRLLKDYAILIKDCNKKQSLTDMNYIRIAIRNEIENNRLVAACKKLEKF comes from the coding sequence ATGCAAGCAATTATATTAGCAGCTGGAATGGGCAGACGATTAGGAGAATACACTAAGAACAATACGAAATGTATGCTGCCTATTAATGGTGAACGACTAATCGACAGAACATTAACACAATTGTCCACGCTCAACATAAATCGAGTAATAGTTGTTGTGGGATATGGAGCTGACAATCTTATAAAATACATAGGTAATCGATACAATAGATTCCTCAAAATTGAATTTATTCATAACCCTATTTACGATAAAACAAATAATATTTACTCGCTTGCTCTTGCTAAAGAAAAAATGAAGGAAGATGACACACTTCTGTTAGAGTCTGACTTAATATATGAGGAGAGTATTTTGCGAATGGCAATTGAGAGTCCTTATCCTAATCTCGCATTGGTGGCTAAATGGGAATCGTGGATGGACGGAACTGTTGTGCAGATTGATAATGAATACAACATTATCAATTTTATTAATTCGCAAGCATTTAGTTTTAGAGATGTCAATTCTTACTACAAAACGGTAAATATCTATAAGTTTAGCAAAGAGTTCGTTACTCGCAAATATATTCCTTTCTTAAATGCTTACTGCGAAGCACAAGGAAATAATGAGTATTATGAACAAGTGTTACGCGTAATAGCTTTTCTTAATTCGCAAGATGTTAAGGCACTGCCTATTGGAAATAAGAGATGGTATGAGATTGACGACATTCAGGACAAAGATATAGCAGAAACCATTTTTGCTAATGATGAGGAACAGCTTACCAAAATGAATAAACGTTACGGTGGTTATTGGCGTTTTCCAAAATTATTAGATTTCTGCTATCTTGTAAATCCTTATTTCCCACCTAAGCGGATGTTAGATGAGATACGTGCCAACTTTGATACTCTTGTAACGGAATACCCATCGGGAATGGGAGTGAATTCATTGCTTGCTGGTAAATATTTTGGTGTAAACCAAGAGTACATCGTTGTGGGTAATGGAGCTGCTGAACTCATCAAAAGTTTAATAGAGACCACGAAAGGTAAAATCGGAGTTGTATTTCCAACTTTTGAGGAATATCCTAATCGCTATCGTAAGGGAGATATAATAAGTTATGTCCCTGACAACAAGGATTATTCTTATAATGCTTTGAACCTTAAAAATTTTTTTGCAGACAAAAGTATTCAAACATTGCTGCTTATCAATCCAGACAATCCCTCGGGTAACTTTATCCCAAAGTATGAGGTATTGGAACTTGCAGCGTGGACGGCAAAAAGAAATATACGACTTATTGTGGACGAATCGTTTGTAGATTTCTCTGATGATTACTACTACAATTCGCTCCTCAACAATCAGACACTGGAAAAGTACAAGCATCTTTTTGTTATGAAGAGTATCTCCAAATCCTACGGAGTACCTGGACTACGCTTAGGAATATTGGCAAGTGCAGATACAGAAGTTATCAATTTTATCAAAAAGGATGTAAGCATTTGGAACATCAATTCCTTTGCAGAGTTTTATATGCAAATCTTCAATAAGTATCGTAGCGATTATGACATAGCTTGCGAGTCTCTCGTTGCTGAACGCAATCGCTTTGCCAAACTGTTGAAAGAAATTAGTTGGTTGAGGGTTATTCCTTCGCAAGCTAACTACTTCCTCTGCGAGGTAAAACCTCCATACACTTCAACCGAAGTTGCAAAACGTTTATTAAAAGATTATGCAATATTAATCAAGGACTGTAACAAAAAGCAATCGCTTACAGATATGAATTATATCAGAATAGCCATCAGAAACGAAATCGAGAACAATCGTCTTGTGGCTGCCTGCAAAAAACTTGAAAAGTTCTAA
- a CDS encoding LicD family protein has protein sequence MKLHISTSKGNYIYKFVPIYPGIKPINKEIAKENLSLLKRICNKYNLDFILFFGTLLGAVREHDFISHDEDIDIVMPISDLEHFKDILFILRENGFEVARFERRGFMSIIRNGEYIDIYFFTPYAEDRRLSTCICELCEVKYINNTMQMEFQGELYTVPKESEALLDFLYGNNWRTPISMFNFKMNKLDRIKAFTIQYIKALLPHMVTETIQDIKSKKRIAFFKQKAYATLNK, from the coding sequence ATGAAATTACATATTTCCACATCCAAAGGTAATTATATATACAAGTTTGTACCTATTTATCCTGGAATAAAACCCATTAACAAAGAGATTGCAAAAGAGAATCTCTCATTGTTGAAACGTATATGTAATAAGTATAACTTAGATTTTATACTTTTTTTTGGTACACTTTTAGGTGCTGTAAGAGAACACGATTTTATATCTCATGACGAAGATATTGATATAGTAATGCCTATTTCAGACTTAGAACATTTTAAGGATATCCTTTTTATATTGAGGGAAAACGGTTTTGAAGTTGCACGCTTTGAAAGACGGGGGTTTATGTCTATAATACGTAATGGAGAATATATTGATATTTACTTTTTTACGCCCTATGCAGAAGATAGAAGGCTATCTACTTGTATATGTGAACTTTGCGAAGTAAAATATATCAACAACACAATGCAAATGGAGTTTCAAGGAGAATTATACACTGTGCCTAAAGAGAGTGAGGCTTTATTAGACTTTCTTTATGGTAACAATTGGCGTACTCCTATTTCTATGTTTAATTTTAAAATGAACAAGCTGGATAGGATAAAAGCCTTTACTATTCAATACATCAAGGCACTATTGCCACATATGGTAACAGAAACTATTCAAGACATTAAAAGTAAAAAACGAATAGCCTTCTTTAAGCAAAAAGCATACGCAACATTAAATAAGTAA
- a CDS encoding glycosyltransferase family 2 protein, protein MKISIITATYNSAATIADTINSVLSQDYSDIEYLVIDGGSSDATIEIVKANAPKFGGRLRWISENDHGIYDAMNKGIRMATGDIVGILNSDDYYTSNDVLSTYANTFKTSKVDAVYGDIHFIRDGQPHKVARYYSSKIFRPTLLRFGFMPAHPSFYVRRSVYEQAGFYSLDYKIGADFEMMVRLFRKYRISYKYIQKDMVTMRMGGASTSGVGSHKLLLKEDARACRENRIYSNTFLISLKYFYKIFEFKI, encoded by the coding sequence ATGAAGATATCTATCATAACAGCAACATACAATAGTGCAGCAACTATTGCCGATACAATTAACTCCGTGTTAAGTCAGGATTATTCTGACATAGAGTATTTGGTAATAGATGGAGGTTCGTCTGATGCTACCATAGAAATAGTGAAAGCCAATGCACCCAAGTTCGGTGGGCGTCTCCGTTGGATTTCAGAAAACGACCATGGAATATATGATGCCATGAACAAAGGCATAAGAATGGCAACAGGCGATATTGTGGGTATTCTTAATTCTGATGACTATTACACAAGCAACGATGTATTGTCTACCTATGCAAATACCTTTAAAACAAGCAAGGTAGACGCTGTTTATGGAGACATTCATTTTATACGCGACGGACAACCGCACAAAGTTGCACGCTACTATTCTTCTAAAATATTCCGTCCGACATTGTTAAGATTTGGCTTTATGCCTGCTCACCCTTCTTTCTATGTACGGCGTTCTGTTTACGAACAAGCAGGATTTTACAGTCTTGATTACAAGATAGGAGCAGATTTCGAAATGATGGTACGTTTGTTCAGAAAGTATCGCATAAGCTATAAATACATTCAGAAAGATATGGTAACGATGCGTATGGGAGGTGCAAGTACGAGTGGGGTAGGCAGCCATAAACTTTTACTGAAAGAAGATGCACGAGCTTGCAGAGAGAACCGCATCTATTCTAACACATTCCTAATCTCTCTAAAGTATTTCTATAAGATATTTGAGTTTAAAATTTAG
- a CDS encoding capsule assembly Wzi family protein: MASQSPSMMMKRIQSTLFGVLVCATSFAQYVSPTIKDTTKAGILKDINYKVEMQGSFSNTKTPLWLNANKYGLSSLDKTNGYIRTAVYRSLSADNERKWGLGYGVDVAVPLNYTSHFVVQQAYVEGRWLHGTLTIGAKEQPMELKNNSLSSGSQTLGINARPVPQVRLALSDYWTLPFGKGWLHLKGHIAYGKMTDDNWQHDFTKRQSKYADDVLYHSKAGYLKLGNDEVFCPWSLEVGLEMVSMFGGTAYRPVAGGGMETLKGETGLKAFWKAFMPGGADIGETTYQNAEGNQLGSWVARLKYEGEMNSYALYADKYFEDHSGMFFLDYDGYGTGSEWQQKKKHRYLTYGMKDWLLGFEYHRRSDSWLNAVVLEYIYSKYQSGPIYHDHTKTIADHIGGNDDYYNHYIYPGYQHWGQAMSNPLYRSPIYNKDGRIAFTNNRFVAYHLGLSGTPNQYVNWRMLASWQKGLGTYTEPYSKERSNMSLLAEITYKPHSISVSWLNGVDIKAAYGMDFGSILGGINYGFQLTITKTGLLNL, from the coding sequence ATGGCTTCGCAAAGCCCATCTATGATGATGAAACGAATACAATCGACTCTTTTTGGTGTTTTGGTGTGTGCAACGTCGTTTGCTCAATATGTATCGCCAACAATAAAGGATACAACAAAGGCAGGCATTCTTAAAGATATCAACTATAAGGTGGAGATGCAGGGCAGCTTCTCTAACACTAAAACACCGCTGTGGTTGAATGCCAATAAATATGGACTTAGTTCGCTTGATAAGACAAATGGGTATATTCGTACAGCCGTTTATCGCTCCTTGTCTGCCGATAATGAACGCAAGTGGGGCTTGGGATACGGAGTTGATGTAGCAGTTCCTTTAAATTACACCAGCCATTTCGTAGTACAACAAGCCTATGTTGAAGGGCGTTGGTTGCACGGTACACTTACCATTGGTGCGAAGGAACAGCCAATGGAACTGAAGAATAACAGTCTAAGCTCGGGTTCACAGACGTTGGGCATTAATGCACGCCCGGTTCCGCAAGTTCGTTTGGCACTGTCCGACTATTGGACGCTGCCTTTTGGCAAAGGTTGGTTGCACTTGAAGGGACATATTGCCTACGGAAAAATGACCGACGATAATTGGCAACACGACTTTACCAAGAGGCAGAGCAAATATGCCGACGATGTGCTTTACCATTCCAAGGCAGGTTATCTTAAGCTTGGCAACGACGAAGTGTTTTGTCCTTGGTCGTTAGAGGTAGGTTTGGAAATGGTTTCTATGTTTGGCGGAACAGCCTATCGCCCTGTTGCAGGTGGCGGAATGGAAACTTTAAAAGGCGAGACAGGACTGAAAGCATTCTGGAAAGCATTTATGCCGGGTGGGGCGGATATTGGCGAAACCACGTATCAGAATGCAGAAGGAAACCAGTTGGGGTCGTGGGTAGCCCGTTTAAAGTACGAAGGAGAGATGAACAGCTATGCGCTCTATGCCGATAAATATTTTGAAGACCACTCGGGAATGTTCTTCTTGGACTACGATGGCTATGGAACGGGCAGCGAATGGCAACAGAAGAAGAAACACAGATATCTTACTTATGGCATGAAAGACTGGCTGTTAGGTTTCGAATATCATCGCCGCTCGGACAGTTGGCTGAATGCAGTAGTGTTAGAGTATATCTACTCCAAGTATCAAAGCGGTCCAATCTATCACGACCATACAAAGACCATTGCCGACCATATAGGCGGAAACGACGACTATTACAACCATTACATTTATCCCGGCTATCAGCATTGGGGACAAGCAATGAGCAATCCGCTCTATCGTTCGCCTATCTATAATAAAGACGGTAGGATAGCTTTTACCAATAACAGGTTTGTTGCATACCATCTTGGATTGTCTGGTACGCCCAACCAATATGTCAATTGGCGAATGTTGGCTTCGTGGCAAAAAGGTTTAGGAACCTATACGGAACCTTATTCTAAGGAACGCAGTAACATGAGTCTGTTAGCTGAGATAACTTATAAGCCGCACAGTATATCTGTATCGTGGCTGAACGGGGTGGATATAAAAGCGGCATACGGAATGGACTTCGGCTCCATTCTCGGCGGCATTAATTATGGTTTCCAACTAACAATAACCAAGACGGGTTTGCTTAATTTATAA
- a CDS encoding glycoside hydrolase family 99-like domain-containing protein, which produces MKARIIAYYLPQFHPIPENNISWGEGFTEWTNVASAKPQFKGHYQPRIPADLGFYDLRLSEVREQQARMAKEAGIEGFCYWHYWFGNGKRLLERPFQEVLKSGKPDFPFCLAWANHDWTTKTWQNNGKPTMIAKQLYPGEEDYKQHFHTVLPAFKDHRYITVDGKPLFVIFDPYSFKDIKRFITLWRELAKENGLKGIHFVAICNNTSTMKRLEDGSIKRVLPNTKSSAEVYKQMFSLGFDGLNSFGKSRGEMLAIGKITRTVQFVLHKKISWLPTFKYNFAKVTKHFFAPEDSWDNVYPTIMPQWDRTPRAGKHEGVYINSTPENFKKHIEKALEVIKNKPDEHRILFLRSWNEWGEGNYVEPDLKYGHKFLEAIKSSVF; this is translated from the coding sequence ATGAAAGCAAGGATTATAGCATATTATTTACCACAGTTTCACCCTATCCCTGAAAATAACATTTCATGGGGTGAAGGTTTTACAGAATGGACAAATGTCGCAAGTGCTAAACCTCAGTTTAAGGGGCACTATCAACCAAGAATACCTGCTGATTTGGGGTTTTATGATTTGCGTCTCTCCGAAGTAAGAGAACAACAAGCACGAATGGCAAAAGAAGCTGGAATAGAAGGCTTTTGTTATTGGCATTATTGGTTTGGAAATGGCAAGCGACTATTGGAACGACCTTTTCAAGAAGTTTTAAAGTCCGGCAAACCTGATTTCCCTTTCTGCTTAGCTTGGGCAAACCATGATTGGACAACAAAGACATGGCAGAACAATGGTAAGCCTACAATGATAGCAAAACAGTTATATCCTGGTGAAGAGGATTATAAACAACACTTCCACACTGTATTACCTGCTTTTAAAGACCATCGATATATCACTGTTGATGGAAAACCTTTATTCGTGATATTCGATCCGTATTCATTTAAAGATATAAAAAGGTTCATTACCCTTTGGAGAGAATTAGCAAAAGAAAATGGATTAAAAGGAATTCATTTTGTTGCTATATGCAACAATACTTCAACAATGAAAAGACTTGAAGATGGTAGTATAAAAAGAGTATTGCCCAATACTAAAAGTAGTGCAGAAGTTTATAAACAAATGTTCTCATTGGGTTTTGATGGGTTAAATTCATTCGGAAAATCAAGAGGAGAGATGCTTGCCATAGGCAAAATCACACGAACGGTACAATTTGTTTTACATAAAAAGATCTCCTGGCTTCCCACGTTTAAGTATAATTTTGCAAAAGTAACAAAACATTTCTTTGCCCCCGAAGATAGCTGGGATAACGTATATCCTACTATTATGCCACAATGGGATAGAACTCCGAGAGCAGGAAAACACGAAGGAGTTTATATCAATTCAACTCCTGAAAACTTTAAAAAGCATATTGAAAAAGCATTAGAAGTAATAAAAAATAAGCCAGATGAGCATAGGATACTATTTCTTCGTTCGTGGAACGAATGGGGAGAAGGTAACTACGTAGAGCCTGATCTCAAATATGGTCATAAGTTTCTCGAAGCAATTAAGTCATCTGTATTTTAA